A single window of Qipengyuania sediminis DNA harbors:
- the pspF gene encoding phage shock protein operon transcriptional activator produces the protein MERENQFIGQSTAFLDAVERTSRAAPMERPVLIIGERGTGKELIAERLHRLSSRWGEPLITMNCAALPETLIEAELFGHEQGAFTGATKARAGRFEEADKGTLFLDELGTLSMGAQERLLRAVEYGEVTRIGSSRPIRVNVRIVAATNEDLPAKAARGGFRADLLDRLSFEVITLPPLRVREGDVAVLSDYFGRRMAAELGWERWPGFAAHVADDLAAHPWPGNVRELRNVVERSVYRWEREEEPIGHVQFDPFDSPWKPVAPADAPAVAGTAPAAPAPAAPGYDSIADLRGAVDAHERAILLHALGKHRWNQRHTAKALGLSYDQLRHCIRKHGLGDGSGGAGG, from the coding sequence ATGGAGAGGGAAAACCAGTTTATCGGGCAATCGACCGCGTTCCTGGATGCGGTAGAGCGGACCAGCCGCGCCGCGCCGATGGAGCGCCCGGTGCTGATCATCGGCGAACGCGGGACCGGCAAGGAACTGATCGCCGAACGCCTGCACCGCCTGTCCTCTCGCTGGGGCGAACCGCTCATCACCATGAACTGCGCCGCGCTCCCGGAAACGCTGATCGAGGCGGAGCTGTTCGGGCACGAGCAGGGCGCCTTCACCGGGGCTACCAAAGCCCGGGCCGGCCGGTTCGAGGAAGCCGACAAAGGCACGCTGTTTCTCGACGAACTGGGCACGCTCAGCATGGGCGCGCAGGAACGGCTGTTGCGCGCGGTCGAATATGGCGAGGTGACGCGGATCGGCTCATCTCGCCCGATCCGCGTCAATGTGCGGATCGTCGCCGCGACCAATGAGGATTTGCCTGCAAAAGCCGCGCGTGGGGGTTTCCGCGCCGACCTCCTCGACCGGCTGAGTTTCGAGGTCATCACGCTTCCGCCGCTCCGCGTTCGCGAGGGCGACGTCGCGGTCCTGTCCGATTACTTCGGACGCCGGATGGCGGCGGAGCTCGGCTGGGAGCGGTGGCCGGGCTTCGCAGCCCATGTGGCCGACGACCTTGCCGCCCACCCCTGGCCCGGCAATGTCCGCGAACTGCGCAATGTCGTCGAGCGCTCGGTCTATCGCTGGGAGCGGGAGGAGGAGCCGATCGGCCACGTGCAGTTCGATCCCTTCGACAGCCCGTGGAAGCCCGTCGCGCCTGCCGACGCACCAGCCGTCGCAGGCACCGCGCCCGCGGCGCCAGCCCCCGCCGCGCCGGGCTATGACTCGATCGCCGATTTGCGGGGGGCGGTGGACGCGCATGAGCGGGCGATCCTGCTCCACGCGCTTGGCAAGCACCGCTGGAACCAGCGGCATACCGCCAAGGCGCTCGGCCTCAGCTACGACCAGCTGCGCCATTGCATTCGCAAGCATGGCCTGGGCGATGGGTCGGGGGGCGCGGGCGGATAG
- a CDS encoding haloalkane dehalogenase, producing the protein MRTPDSCFENLPGYSFAPHYLDDLPGYEGLRVHYLDEAGAAGGSEAGRTFLCLHGQPSWSYLYRKMIPIFAAAGGRVVAPDLLGFGKSDKPVDEDVYGFGFHRNLLMRFIERLDLTDVTLVCQDWGGILGLSMVPEMAERFDRLIVMNTAIPAGESAGPGFEAWKAFNRSQPDLDIAALFQRSDPSISDAEAAAYAAPYPDARYKAGVRRFPELVPVSPEMEGAAEGRRARRFWSREWAGESFMAIGLQDPVLGPPAMRALQRMIRDCPEPLEIAEGGHFVQEHGETIARTALAHFVRTR; encoded by the coding sequence TTGCGAACTCCCGACTCCTGTTTCGAAAACCTGCCGGGTTATTCCTTTGCCCCGCATTATCTCGACGATCTGCCCGGCTACGAAGGGTTGCGGGTCCATTATCTGGACGAAGCCGGTGCAGCGGGGGGCAGCGAGGCGGGGCGGACCTTCCTCTGTCTCCATGGCCAGCCGAGCTGGTCCTATCTCTACCGCAAGATGATCCCGATCTTCGCCGCTGCGGGGGGCCGGGTGGTCGCGCCCGATCTGCTCGGCTTCGGCAAGAGCGACAAGCCGGTGGACGAGGATGTCTATGGCTTCGGCTTCCATCGCAACCTGCTGATGCGCTTCATCGAGCGGCTCGACCTCACCGACGTGACGCTGGTCTGCCAGGATTGGGGCGGGATCCTCGGTCTGTCGATGGTGCCCGAGATGGCCGAGCGGTTCGACCGGCTCATCGTGATGAACACCGCAATCCCGGCAGGCGAAAGCGCCGGGCCGGGGTTCGAAGCCTGGAAGGCCTTCAACCGCAGCCAGCCCGATCTCGACATCGCGGCGCTGTTCCAGCGCTCGGACCCTTCGATCTCGGACGCAGAGGCGGCGGCCTATGCCGCGCCCTATCCCGACGCGCGCTACAAGGCGGGGGTGCGGCGCTTTCCCGAGCTGGTTCCTGTGTCGCCCGAGATGGAGGGCGCCGCGGAAGGGCGGCGCGCGCGGCGCTTCTGGTCGCGGGAATGGGCGGGCGAAAGCTTCATGGCCATCGGCCTGCAGGACCCGGTGCTCGGCCCGCCCGCGATGCGTGCGCTGCAACGCATGATCCGCGACTGCCCGGAACCGCTCGAGATCGCTGAGGGCGGGCATTTCGTGCAGGAGCATGGCGAGACCATCGCGCGCACTGCGCTCGCCCATTTCGTGCGCACCCGCTGA
- the rimP gene encoding ribosome maturation protein RimP, with translation MADIARLTEVIAPEAEALGLELVRVKMMQSEAGDGGEALQVMAEDPATGQLIIDQCAALSRRISDRLDALEEAGSILIEGHYHLEVSSPGIDRPLTRARDFATWTGHEAKIAMTRDWEGQRNLRGELKGVTGEDVTIADRKAGEVTMPLSLIHSAQLVLTDALIAATRPLDASGADEIIELEEEKADD, from the coding sequence ATGGCCGATATCGCGCGCCTCACCGAAGTGATAGCACCCGAAGCCGAGGCTTTGGGGCTCGAACTGGTGCGCGTGAAGATGATGCAATCCGAAGCGGGCGACGGGGGAGAAGCGCTGCAGGTGATGGCGGAAGACCCGGCGACGGGGCAGCTCATCATCGATCAGTGCGCAGCGCTCAGCCGCCGCATCTCCGACCGGCTCGACGCGCTGGAGGAGGCGGGGAGCATCTTGATCGAAGGGCATTATCACCTCGAGGTCTCGAGCCCCGGGATCGACCGGCCGCTGACCCGCGCCAGGGATTTCGCCACTTGGACCGGGCACGAGGCGAAGATTGCCATGACCAGGGATTGGGAAGGGCAGCGCAACCTCCGCGGCGAACTTAAGGGCGTCACCGGCGAAGACGTCACCATCGCCGACCGCAAGGCGGGCGAGGTGACCATGCCGCTTAGCCTAATTCATTCGGCGCAGCTCGTCCTCACCGACGCGCTGATCGCCGCCACCCGCCCGCTCGACGCGAGCGGCGCGGATGAAATCATCGAACTTGAAGAAGAGAAGGCAGACGACTGA
- the pspB gene encoding envelope stress response membrane protein PspB has protein sequence MEDILAILAFAIALPWIIFHYITKWKTAASITTDDEMLLEELYNLAKRLDERMDTVERLVASDNADFRPARLVSNLEADNQQLRELENLIAEKKKEARR, from the coding sequence ATGGAAGATATCTTGGCCATTTTAGCGTTCGCGATCGCTCTGCCGTGGATCATCTTCCACTACATCACCAAGTGGAAGACCGCCGCCTCCATCACCACCGACGACGAGATGCTGCTTGAAGAGCTCTACAATCTCGCCAAGCGCCTCGACGAGCGCATGGACACCGTCGAGCGTTTGGTCGCGAGCGACAATGCCGATTTCCGCCCGGCGCGCCTCGTCAGCAATCTCGAAGCCGATAACCAGCAGCTCCGCGAGCTCGAAAACCTGATCGCCGAGAAGAAGAAGGAGGCCCGCCGGTGA
- a CDS encoding thymidine kinase: MAKLYFYYASMNAGKSTNLLQADFNYRERGMATMLWTAALDTRSEGRIRSRIGLEAAAHRYTPGTDLWAETLARHDVEKLACVLVDEAQFLTAKQVWQCARLADAAGIPVLCYGLRTDFRGDLFPGSAVLLGIADALVELKGVCHCGRKATMNLRVDAQGAAVRAGAQTEVGGNERYVALCRRHFSEAIGRAGG; encoded by the coding sequence ATGGCAAAGCTCTATTTCTACTACGCCAGCATGAATGCGGGCAAATCGACAAATCTGCTGCAAGCCGACTTCAATTACCGCGAGCGCGGCATGGCGACCATGCTGTGGACCGCCGCGCTCGATACCCGCAGCGAGGGACGCATCCGCAGCCGCATCGGGCTGGAGGCGGCGGCGCATCGCTACACCCCCGGCACCGATCTCTGGGCCGAGACGCTTGCACGGCATGACGTGGAAAAGCTCGCCTGCGTGTTGGTGGACGAGGCGCAGTTTCTGACCGCCAAGCAGGTCTGGCAATGCGCCCGGCTTGCCGATGCGGCGGGTATTCCGGTGCTGTGCTACGGCCTTAGGACCGATTTTCGCGGCGATCTCTTCCCGGGCTCGGCAGTGCTGCTCGGCATTGCCGATGCGCTCGTCGAGCTCAAGGGCGTGTGCCATTGCGGGCGCAAGGCGACGATGAACCTGCGTGTCGATGCGCAGGGGGCGGCAGTGCGAGCGGGGGCGCAGACCGAGGTCGGCGGGAACGAGCGCTATGTCGCGCTATGTCGCCGCCACTTCAGCGAGGCGATAGGGCGTGCCGGGGGGTGA
- the nusA gene encoding transcription termination factor NusA: MATAISANKAELLAIANSVAAEKMIDKGIVIEAMEEAIQKAARARYGAENDIRAKLDPQSGDLRLWRVVEVVEEVEDYFKQVDLKAAQKLEPGAKIGDFIVDPLPPVDLGRIDAQSAKQVIFQKVRDAERERQFEEFQDRAGEIITGVIKSVEFGHVIVNLGRAEGVIRRDQQIPREAARVGERVRALITKVERNNRGPQIFLSRAHPDFMKKLFAQEVPEIYDNIIEIKAAARDPGSRAKIGVISRDSSIDPVGACVGMKGSRVQAVVQELQGEKIDIIPWSEDQATFIVNALQPATVSRVVIDEEDGRIEVVVPDDQLSLAIGRRGQNVRLASQLTGSQIDIMTEEESSTKRQKEFADRSKSFEEELDVDETLSQLLVAEGFAELEEVAYVELDELASIEGFDQELAEELQSRALEAIERREAAYREERKALGVEDALAELPHLTEAMLVTLGKAGIKTLDDLADLATDELIAKKREAPRRRQPAPSEGPRLRADVVKPRPEDKGGVLGEYGLSEEQGNEIIMAARAHWFEDEESGTGEAAHADSEQ; encoded by the coding sequence ATGGCCACCGCCATTTCCGCGAACAAGGCTGAACTCCTCGCGATCGCCAATTCGGTCGCGGCCGAGAAGATGATCGACAAGGGCATCGTCATCGAGGCGATGGAAGAGGCGATCCAGAAGGCCGCGCGTGCCCGTTACGGCGCGGAGAACGACATCCGCGCCAAGCTGGACCCGCAGTCGGGCGATCTCAGGCTGTGGCGCGTGGTCGAGGTGGTCGAGGAGGTCGAAGATTATTTCAAGCAGGTCGATCTCAAGGCCGCGCAGAAGCTCGAACCCGGTGCCAAGATCGGCGATTTCATCGTCGATCCGCTGCCGCCCGTCGATCTCGGCCGCATCGATGCGCAGAGCGCCAAGCAGGTGATCTTCCAGAAGGTCCGCGATGCCGAACGCGAGCGCCAGTTCGAGGAGTTCCAGGATCGCGCCGGCGAGATCATCACCGGGGTCATCAAATCGGTCGAGTTCGGCCACGTGATCGTCAATCTCGGCCGCGCCGAGGGCGTCATCCGCCGCGATCAGCAGATCCCGCGCGAGGCGGCGCGTGTCGGCGAGCGGGTGCGCGCGCTGATCACCAAGGTGGAGCGCAACAACCGGGGCCCGCAGATCTTTTTGAGCCGCGCGCATCCCGACTTCATGAAGAAGCTGTTCGCGCAGGAAGTGCCCGAGATCTACGACAACATTATCGAAATCAAGGCCGCCGCGCGCGATCCCGGCAGCCGCGCCAAGATCGGGGTGATCAGCCGCGACAGCTCGATCGACCCCGTGGGTGCCTGCGTCGGCATGAAGGGGAGCCGCGTCCAGGCGGTGGTCCAGGAGCTTCAGGGCGAGAAGATCGACATCATCCCCTGGAGTGAGGACCAGGCGACCTTCATCGTCAACGCGCTCCAGCCCGCCACAGTCAGTCGCGTGGTTATTGACGAAGAGGACGGCCGGATCGAGGTGGTGGTGCCCGACGACCAGCTGAGCCTTGCGATCGGCCGCCGCGGACAGAACGTGCGGCTGGCGAGCCAGCTGACCGGCAGCCAGATCGACATCATGACCGAAGAGGAATCCTCGACCAAGCGGCAGAAGGAGTTCGCCGACCGGTCGAAGAGCTTCGAGGAGGAGCTCGACGTCGACGAGACGCTCTCCCAGCTCCTCGTCGCCGAAGGCTTCGCCGAGCTCGAGGAGGTGGCCTATGTCGAGCTCGACGAGCTCGCCAGCATCGAGGGCTTCGATCAGGAACTCGCCGAAGAGCTGCAGAGTCGCGCGCTGGAGGCGATCGAGCGGCGCGAAGCGGCCTATCGCGAAGAGCGCAAGGCATTGGGCGTCGAAGATGCGTTGGCCGAGCTGCCGCATCTCACCGAGGCGATGCTGGTGACTCTGGGCAAGGCCGGGATCAAGACGCTGGACGATCTTGCCGATCTCGCCACCGACGAGCTGATTGCCAAGAAGCGCGAGGCGCCCCGCCGCCGCCAGCCGGCCCCCAGCGAAGGGCCGCGCCTGCGCGCCGATGTCGTCAAGCCGCGGCCCGAGGACAAGGGCGGCGTGCTGGGCGAATACGGCCTGTCGGAAGAGCAGGGCAACGAGATCATCATGGCCGCCCGCGCGCATTGGTTCGAGGACGAAGAGTCCGGTACCGGGGAGGCCGCGCATGCGGACTCCGAACAATGA
- a CDS encoding PilZ domain-containing protein, translating into MRTAPRPVYSPAGFPVQRGHARARLGLAARLVTFSGTSACRVVDLSCSGARIAGGQPVKVGAMVVVEGLPIELFGTVVWVDPKGFGFRFDTPLAQDTVVAMRHHADLAPRAEHLAQVEHARRWVQGRD; encoded by the coding sequence ATGCGAACCGCCCCGCGCCCCGTCTATTCCCCCGCCGGGTTTCCGGTGCAACGCGGCCATGCGCGGGCACGGCTGGGGCTCGCGGCGCGACTCGTTACTTTCAGCGGCACCAGCGCGTGCCGTGTCGTCGACCTTTCCTGCAGCGGGGCGCGTATCGCCGGGGGACAGCCGGTCAAGGTGGGCGCGATGGTGGTTGTGGAAGGGCTGCCGATCGAGCTGTTCGGCACGGTGGTCTGGGTTGATCCGAAGGGTTTCGGCTTCCGCTTCGACACCCCCCTGGCGCAAGACACCGTGGTGGCGATGCGCCATCATGCCGATCTCGCGCCGCGGGCAGAACATCTCGCGCAGGTCGAACACGCACGGCGCTGGGTCCAGGGGCGCGACTGA
- the rbfA gene encoding 30S ribosome-binding factor RbfA — protein sequence MGRSAATPEQQSVRVLKVGERVRHILSDLLARGEAHDEVLTAHSVSVTEVRMTPDLRNAKAFVKPLLGEDEAAVLKALRTNTAFFQREVAKRLGLKFAPRLAFQPDESFDEAERIERLLNDPKVARDLEDWND from the coding sequence ATGGGCCGCAGCGCCGCCACTCCAGAACAGCAATCGGTCCGCGTCCTCAAGGTGGGGGAGCGGGTGCGGCATATTCTGTCCGATCTGCTCGCACGCGGGGAGGCGCATGACGAGGTGCTGACCGCGCATTCGGTCAGCGTCACCGAGGTGCGCATGACGCCCGACCTGCGCAATGCCAAGGCCTTCGTGAAGCCGCTTTTGGGCGAGGACGAGGCGGCGGTGCTGAAGGCGCTCAGGACCAATACCGCCTTTTTCCAGCGCGAGGTGGCGAAGCGGCTGGGTCTGAAATTCGCGCCTCGCCTCGCCTTTCAGCCCGACGAGAGTTTCGATGAGGCCGAGCGGATCGAGCGGCTGCTGAATGATCCCAAGGTCGCGCGCGATCTGGAGGACTGGAATGATTGA
- the infB gene encoding translation initiation factor IF-2, translated as MSDTTDTPRERKPLGLKRSIDAGEVKQTFSHGRTNKVVVEVKRRRVLGKPGEAAAPAPAPAPAPSPAPAAPPPPAAKAPVRAPVGETPQERVARMQREAEDERMRLAEEARKRDEEQARTSAEDARRRAEDNRKAEAEAAERALDAPAEASAPVQVADAGEDEAPAADGTPAPAPRRFTPVARPEVKKPELKKKEEKRPAADPRAERGAGAGDRRSGKLTVTRALNEDEGRRARSLAALKRAREKERRSHGGPAKAREKQVRDVVVPEAITVQELANRMAEKGADLVKALFNMGLMVTVNQTIDQDTAELLVEEFGHNITRVSEADVDIGASDDQDAEETLRPRPPVVTIMGHVDHGKTSLLDALRGTNVVKGEAGGITQHIGSYQVKTKDGQKITFLDTPGHAAFTEMRARGANITDIVVLVVAADDGIMPQTIEAINHTKAAGVPMIVAINKIDKEDANPQRVRERLLEHEVMVEAMGGETQDVEISALKRTGLDDLLEKIALQAELMELKANPDRDAEAVVIEAQLDKGRGPVATVLITRGTLKRGDTFVVGSESGRVRAIVDDQGKQIKEAGPAMPVEVLGLGGVPGAGETLTVVENESRAREVAQYRAEKATAKRTTLAPTNFDTMFSNLQSSVVEFPVVVKADVQGSVEAIVNALHNLSNDLIKVRVLHAGVGAITESDVGLAAASRAPILGFNVRPNPKARELVKRDQVEMKYYDVIYHLTEEIAKEMAGELGPERIEHVLGRAQVKEVFRSGKRDKAAGLLVLEGVIRKGLHARLTREDVIVSATTIASLRRFKDDVDEVRAGLECGVVLADTNDIKPGDNLEVFEIEERERTL; from the coding sequence ATGAGCGACACCACCGACACCCCGCGCGAACGCAAGCCGCTGGGCCTGAAGCGCTCGATCGACGCGGGCGAGGTCAAGCAGACCTTCAGCCACGGCCGCACCAACAAGGTGGTGGTCGAGGTCAAGCGTCGCCGTGTGCTGGGCAAGCCGGGCGAGGCTGCCGCCCCCGCACCCGCGCCGGCCCCCGCCCCTTCGCCCGCCCCGGCCGCACCCCCGCCGCCCGCCGCGAAGGCTCCGGTGCGCGCGCCCGTTGGCGAGACGCCGCAGGAACGCGTCGCACGCATGCAGCGCGAGGCCGAAGACGAGCGGATGCGGCTTGCCGAGGAGGCGCGGAAGCGCGACGAGGAGCAGGCCCGTACCAGCGCCGAGGATGCGAGGCGCCGTGCCGAGGACAATCGCAAGGCGGAAGCCGAAGCCGCGGAGCGCGCGCTTGACGCACCTGCCGAGGCTAGCGCGCCGGTTCAGGTCGCCGATGCTGGCGAGGACGAAGCCCCCGCCGCGGACGGCACCCCCGCTCCCGCCCCGCGCCGGTTCACGCCCGTCGCGCGGCCCGAGGTCAAGAAGCCCGAGCTCAAGAAGAAGGAAGAGAAGCGCCCCGCCGCCGATCCGCGCGCGGAGCGGGGTGCAGGCGCCGGCGACCGCCGTTCAGGCAAGCTCACCGTCACCCGTGCGCTTAACGAGGACGAAGGCCGGCGCGCCCGCAGCCTGGCCGCGCTGAAGCGCGCGAGAGAGAAGGAGAGGCGCTCGCACGGCGGCCCCGCCAAGGCGCGCGAGAAGCAGGTGCGCGACGTGGTCGTGCCTGAGGCGATCACCGTCCAGGAACTCGCCAACCGCATGGCGGAAAAGGGCGCGGACCTGGTGAAGGCGCTGTTCAACATGGGGCTGATGGTCACGGTAAACCAGACTATCGACCAGGATACCGCGGAGTTGCTGGTCGAGGAATTCGGCCACAACATCACCCGCGTGAGCGAGGCGGATGTCGATATCGGCGCCTCGGACGATCAGGATGCCGAGGAGACGCTGCGTCCGCGCCCGCCGGTGGTTACCATCATGGGCCATGTCGATCACGGCAAGACCAGCTTGCTTGATGCGCTGCGCGGCACCAATGTCGTGAAGGGCGAGGCCGGCGGTATCACCCAGCACATCGGCAGCTATCAGGTGAAGACCAAGGACGGTCAGAAGATCACCTTCCTCGACACTCCCGGCCACGCCGCCTTTACCGAAATGCGCGCGCGGGGTGCGAACATCACCGATATCGTGGTGCTGGTGGTCGCGGCCGACGATGGCATCATGCCGCAGACGATCGAGGCCATCAATCACACCAAGGCCGCCGGCGTGCCGATGATCGTTGCCATCAACAAGATCGACAAGGAAGATGCCAATCCGCAGCGCGTGCGCGAGCGTCTGCTCGAGCACGAGGTCATGGTCGAGGCGATGGGCGGCGAGACGCAGGACGTCGAGATATCAGCGCTGAAGCGCACCGGGCTCGACGATCTGCTGGAAAAGATCGCGCTGCAGGCCGAGCTCATGGAGCTCAAGGCGAACCCCGATCGCGATGCCGAGGCGGTGGTGATCGAGGCGCAGCTCGACAAGGGCCGCGGCCCGGTCGCGACGGTGCTGATCACCCGCGGCACGCTGAAGCGGGGCGATACCTTCGTGGTCGGCAGCGAAAGCGGCCGGGTGCGCGCGATCGTCGATGATCAGGGCAAGCAGATCAAGGAAGCCGGGCCGGCGATGCCGGTCGAGGTGCTGGGCCTCGGCGGCGTTCCGGGCGCGGGCGAAACCCTGACCGTGGTCGAGAACGAGAGCCGCGCACGCGAAGTGGCGCAGTACCGTGCCGAGAAGGCCACCGCCAAGCGCACCACGCTGGCGCCGACCAATTTCGACACCATGTTCTCCAACCTGCAAAGCAGCGTCGTCGAATTTCCGGTGGTGGTAAAGGCGGACGTGCAGGGCTCGGTCGAAGCGATCGTGAACGCGCTCCACAATCTTTCGAACGATCTCATCAAGGTGCGCGTGCTGCACGCGGGCGTGGGCGCGATCACGGAGAGCGATGTTGGTCTCGCCGCCGCGTCAAGGGCGCCGATCCTGGGCTTCAACGTCCGCCCCAATCCCAAGGCGCGCGAGCTGGTGAAGCGCGATCAGGTGGAGATGAAATATTACGACGTCATCTATCACCTGACCGAGGAGATCGCGAAGGAGATGGCGGGCGAACTCGGCCCCGAGCGGATCGAGCATGTGCTCGGCCGGGCGCAGGTCAAGGAGGTGTTCCGGTCGGGCAAGCGCGACAAGGCGGCCGGCCTGCTGGTGCTCGAAGGGGTCATTCGCAAGGGGCTGCACGCGCGCCTCACGCGCGAGGATGTAATCGTCTCGGCCACCACCATCGCCTCGCTCCGGCGTTTCAAGGACGATGTGGACGAAGTCCGCGCAGGACTCGAATGCGGTGTGGTGCTCGCCGATACCAACGACATCAAGCCCGGCGACAACCTCGAAGTCTTCGAAATCGAGGAGCGCGAGCGGACGTTGTAA
- a CDS encoding DUF448 domain-containing protein: MRTPNNERLSSDIVEATGSAKAEPERRCILSGEHGARASLIRLALSPYGQVLPDVHAKAPGRGAWLGVDRPALATAMAKGKLKAALARAFKTGALDIPGDLADRIEAALRRALTDRLGLEMRSGTLILGTSRIAETARAGGVALLLHASDASEDGRRKLDQAWRVGQDREGTGDRGTILPLDRAALSVALGRENVVHLALGDERAATRVMHPLQRLTHYLGAGSGPGDTEHGGQRAALRPTQAI; this comes from the coding sequence ATGCGGACTCCGAACAATGAGCGCCTGAGCTCCGACATCGTCGAAGCGACGGGATCCGCAAAGGCGGAGCCCGAGCGCCGTTGCATCCTCAGCGGGGAGCATGGCGCGCGCGCGTCGCTGATCCGCCTGGCGCTCTCGCCTTACGGGCAGGTGCTGCCCGACGTGCACGCCAAGGCGCCGGGGCGCGGTGCTTGGCTGGGCGTGGATCGCCCGGCGCTTGCAACCGCGATGGCGAAGGGCAAGCTGAAAGCGGCCCTGGCGCGCGCGTTCAAGACGGGGGCGCTGGACATACCCGGCGACCTTGCGGATCGGATCGAGGCCGCGCTCCGCCGCGCGCTGACCGACCGGCTGGGGCTCGAGATGCGCAGCGGCACGCTGATCCTCGGCACCAGCCGCATCGCCGAAACCGCGCGCGCGGGCGGTGTCGCGCTGTTGCTGCATGCGAGCGACGCGAGCGAGGACGGGCGGCGCAAGCTCGACCAGGCGTGGCGGGTGGGGCAGGATCGTGAAGGCACCGGCGATCGCGGGACGATTCTGCCACTGGACCGCGCGGCGCTGTCTGTGGCACTGGGCCGCGAGAATGTCGTCCACCTGGCGCTGGGCGACGAGAGGGCGGCGACGCGGGTGATGCATCCGCTCCAGCGCCTAACGCATTACCTCGGGGCCGGAAGCGGGCCTGGCGACACCGAACATGGGGGTCAGCGCGCGGCGCTTCGCCCCACGCAAGCGATTTGA
- the pspA gene encoding phage shock protein PspA has protein sequence MIQGDDFDPLAPEPAPGRASPRSSRLEAEVERIRRSPTPSRNPAAAGSGFPLNGVPLMGIFNRARDIFAANFNELLDKADDPQKMIRMIILEMEETLVEVRASAARTIADQKEMHRHSVKLDRLQADWAEKAQLALSKDREDLARAALVEKKKAADMSDQLKAEIAVLDDALRAYEQDIAKLQNRLREARSRQTAIAARLESAENRVKLRSLMTNERVDDALNRFDQLERRVDYAEGRADALQIEGALGKPSLSEEIAALEGADAIDDELAEMKRALGKPGDLGKEG, from the coding sequence ATGATCCAGGGCGACGATTTCGACCCGCTCGCGCCCGAGCCCGCCCCGGGCCGCGCGAGCCCACGCAGCTCACGCCTCGAGGCCGAAGTCGAGCGCATTCGCCGCAGCCCCACACCGTCCCGCAACCCGGCGGCCGCCGGCTCGGGCTTCCCGCTCAACGGAGTACCCTTGATGGGCATATTCAACCGCGCCCGCGATATCTTCGCTGCCAATTTCAACGAGCTGCTCGACAAGGCGGACGATCCGCAAAAGATGATCCGCATGATCATCCTTGAGATGGAGGAGACTCTGGTCGAGGTCCGGGCCAGCGCGGCACGCACCATCGCCGACCAGAAGGAGATGCACCGCCATTCGGTCAAATTGGACCGGCTTCAGGCCGATTGGGCCGAAAAGGCACAGCTCGCGCTGTCCAAGGATCGCGAGGACCTTGCCCGCGCGGCGCTTGTCGAGAAGAAGAAGGCGGCGGATATGTCGGACCAGCTCAAGGCTGAGATCGCCGTGCTCGACGATGCGCTACGCGCCTATGAGCAGGACATCGCCAAGCTGCAGAACCGGTTGCGCGAGGCGCGGAGCCGCCAGACAGCGATCGCCGCGCGGCTGGAAAGCGCGGAGAACCGCGTCAAGCTGCGCAGCCTGATGACCAACGAACGGGTCGACGATGCGCTCAACCGCTTCGACCAGTTGGAACGCCGCGTCGATTACGCCGAAGGGCGGGCGGATGCGCTGCAGATCGAAGGCGCGCTCGGCAAGCCGAGCCTGTCCGAGGAAATCGCCGCGCTCGAAGGCGCCGACGCCATCGACGACGAACTCGCTGAAATGAAGCGCGCGCTAGGCAAGCCCGGGGACCTGGGCAAGGAGGGGTGA